In Ciconia boyciana chromosome 3, ASM3463844v1, whole genome shotgun sequence, a genomic segment contains:
- the ALK gene encoding ALK tyrosine kinase receptor isoform X1 — MDGEDGVSFINPIGTLYTPALKVTEGHGEVDIRLHLNCSHCEMDECRVDLETQKVICFCEPGTELAEDGVSCIAEPVVHLPLSLVLSVVTSALVAALILAFSGIMIVYRRKHQELQAMQMELQSPEYKLSKLRTSTIMTDYNPNYCFAGKTTSISDLKEVPRKNISLIRGLGHGAFGEVYEGQVAGIPSDPSPLQVAVKTLPEVCSEQDELDFLMEALIISKFNHQNIVRCIGVSLQALPRFILLELMAGGDLKSFLRETRPRPNQPSSLSMLDLLHVARDIACGCQYLEENHFIHRDIAARNCLLTCRGPGRVAKIGDFGMARDIYRASYYRKGGCAMLPVKWMPPEAFMEGIFTSKTDTWSFGVLLWEIFSLGYMPYPSKSNQEVLEFVTNGGRMDPPKNCPGPVYRIMTQCWQHQPEDRPNFAIILERIEYCTQDPDVINTALPVEYGPSAEEEEKVAMRPDDPEEIPPLLVSTHQDRKDDKQTLPSPPPLPSAITAGKPLGKMGALEPPVPGKVQSASAGGHINMAYAQSNPPSELHKSRGSRNKPTNLWNPTYGSWFAEKQASRNSSLLEKEMPERENLGQEGNCTVGPNIVTGRLPGSSLLLEPSSLTASVKEVPLFRLRHFPCGNVNYGYQQQGLPLEASTPPCASSYEDPVLRNKSHITQQGP; from the exons ATGGATGGGGAGGATGGTGTGTCCTTTATTAATCCAATTGGTACTTTATACACTCCAGCACTTAAAG TGACAGAAGGGCACGGAGAGGTGGATATTAGGCTGCATCTTAACTGCAGTCACTGTGAGATGGACGAGTGCCGTGTTGATCTTGAGACTCAAAAAGTCATTTGCTTTTGTGAGCcaggcacagagctggctgAGGATGGTGTGTCTTGCATAG CTGAGCCAGTGGTtcatctccctctctccttgGTCTTGTCTGTAGTGACTTCAGCATTGGTGGCTGCTTTAATTTTGGCTTTTTCAGGAATCATGATAG TATATCGTCGGAAGCACCAGGAGCTACAAGCCATGCAGATGGAGTTACAGAGCCCAGAATATAAACTGAGCAAGCTGCGTACCTCCACTATCATGACAGACTACAATCCCAACTACTGCTTTGCAGGAAAGACCACATCCATTAGTGACCTCAAAGAGGTGCCTCGAAAAAACATCTCCCTCATCCG GGGTTTGGGCCACGGAGCCTTTGGTGAGGTATATGAAGGTCAGGTGGCAGGGATCCCCAGCGACCCCAGTCCCTTGCAGGTGGCTGTGAAA ACATTGCCAGAAGTGTGTTCGGAGCAAGATGAGCTGGACTTCCTCATGGAAGCTCTCATTATTAG CAAGTTCAACCACCAGAATATAGTGCGCTGTATCGGGGTGAGCTTGCAAGCACTGCCTCGTTTCATCCTGCTAGAGCTCATGGCTGGAGGTGACCTGAAATCATTCCTGCGAGAGACGCGGCCTAGACCg AATCAGCCCTCCTCCCTTTCcatgctggacttgctccaCGTGGCTCGCGACATTGCTTGTGGGTGTCAGTACCTGGAGGAGAACCACTTCATTCACAG GGATATTGCTGCCAGGAACTGCCTCCTTACCTGTCGAGGGCCTGGGAGAGTGGCTAAAATTGGAGACTTTGGAATGGCCCGGGATATATACAG AGCCAGCTACTATCGGAAGGGTGGGTGTGCAATGTTGCCTGTCAAATGGATGCCTCCTGAGGCTTTCATGGAAGGGATATTTACATCAAAAACAGACACATG GTCCTTTGGCGTATTGCTGTGGGAGATATTCTCTTTGGGATACATGCCCTACCCTAGCAAAAGTAACCAGGAGGTTCTGGAGTTTGTCACCAATGGAGGAAGGATGGATCCACCTAAAAACTGCCCTGGCCCTGT TTATCGCATTATGACCCAGTGTTGGCAGCACCAGCCTGAAGACCGGCCGAATTTTGCCATAATCCTGGAGAGGATTGAGTACTGCACTCAG GATCCAGATGTCATCAACACTGCTTTGCCCGTAGAATATGGCCCAtcagctgaggaggaggagaaggtagCGATGCGCCCCGACGATCCAGAAGAAATTCCTCCTCTCTTGGTCTCCACACACCAAGACAGAAAGGATGACAAGCAAACTCTGCCATCTCCACCACCCCTGCCATCAGCCATCACTGCTGGAAAACCTCTAGGGAAAATGGGAGCCTTGGAACCGCCAGTGCCGGGGAAGGTGCAGTCAGCCTCAGCAGGGGGACATATCAACATGGCCTATGCCCAGTCCAATCCCCCTTCTGAGCTGCACAAAAGCCGGGGCTCCAGAAACAAGCCCACCAACCTCTGGAATCCAACCTACGGTTCCTGGTTTGCAGAGAAGCAGGCCAGCAGAAACAGTTctctgctggagaaggagatgCCCGAGAGGGAGAATTTGGGACAGGAAGGAAACTGTACTGTGGGGCCCAACATTGTGACTGGCAGGCTGCCAGGCTCCTCCCTGCTATTAGAGCCATCTTCCCTAACAGCAAGTGTTAAAGAAGTGCCTCTCTTTAGGCTCCGCCACTTCCCCTGTGGGAATGTCAACTATGGATACCAACAGCAGGGCTTACCCTTGGAAGCCTCCACGCCACCTTGCGCTAGCAGTTACGAGGACCCCGTCCTTAGAAACAAGAGCCACATAACCCAGCAGGGGCCGTGA